A genome region from Dickeya chrysanthemi NCPPB 402 includes the following:
- the ybiB gene encoding DNA-binding protein YbiB — protein MDYTRIIKEVGRGKNHARDLSQDTAYQLYGHILNDQVPELELGGLLIAFRIKGESEAEMRGFYQAMCEQTLHLSAPAGRAMPVVIPSYNGARKQANLTPLLALLLHRLGLPVVVHGVSHDPTRVTSEAIFRELGIAPVNDAQTAQQRLDQGDVVFMPVSLLCPAIERQLDLRWRMGVRNSAHTLAKLATPFGEDAALRLASVSHPEYVGRVGTFFQDIRGRALLMHGTEGEVYANPQRCPDIYSIREQRNDLLQVRQDITVDRSALPADKEAVATARWTQACLAGEQPIPQAIRLQLACCLVGTGEAASMEQAVSVIPKRLG, from the coding sequence ATGGATTACACCCGAATCATTAAAGAGGTTGGTCGTGGCAAAAATCATGCACGCGATCTGAGCCAGGACACGGCGTATCAGCTGTATGGTCACATCCTGAATGATCAGGTGCCGGAGTTGGAGCTGGGCGGGTTGTTGATCGCATTTCGGATTAAAGGCGAGTCCGAAGCCGAAATGCGCGGTTTCTATCAGGCGATGTGCGAGCAAACGCTACACCTGTCTGCGCCGGCCGGCAGAGCGATGCCGGTGGTGATCCCCAGTTATAACGGCGCACGTAAACAAGCTAATCTGACGCCATTGCTCGCGCTGTTGCTGCACCGACTGGGGCTGCCGGTGGTGGTGCATGGCGTCAGCCACGACCCAACCCGCGTGACCAGCGAGGCGATCTTTCGTGAACTGGGCATTGCGCCGGTTAACGATGCACAGACGGCGCAGCAGCGACTCGATCAGGGCGATGTCGTGTTCATGCCGGTGTCGCTGCTCTGCCCTGCTATCGAACGTCAGTTGGATCTACGCTGGCGTATGGGGGTGCGCAATAGCGCGCATACGCTGGCCAAGCTGGCTACGCCCTTTGGGGAAGACGCCGCGTTGCGACTGGCGAGCGTATCGCATCCGGAATATGTCGGCCGGGTCGGCACCTTTTTTCAGGACATCCGCGGCCGCGCGTTATTGATGCACGGCACCGAAGGTGAGGTTTACGCCAACCCGCAGCGCTGCCCGGATATTTATTCCATCCGTGAACAGCGCAACGACCTTTTGCAGGTGCGTCAGGATATCACCGTCGATCGTTCAGCCCTGCCTGCTGATAAAGAGGCGGTGGCGACGGCTCGCTGGACGCAAGCGTGCCTGGCGGGGGAGCAACCGATACCACAGGCGATTCGGCTGCAACTGGCGTGTTGTCTGGTGGGAACCGGTGAGGCAGCCTCCATGGAGCAGGCGGTCTCGGTAATACCAAAGCGATTGGGTTGA
- a CDS encoding M3 family metallopeptidase, translated as MQQAKAYFDALNRDYLAVHQTKEDLFWQRYMGTGDETVSSRFAQAESVWKRFISQSSRLAELRQHIATVEAAPADEARDALLHGLRGWYRFFDCNVIEDPQAQALMDELIAAEHDLFSRRKTYQPTHLNERGERVSASLGELLTNQATNDNEEYRRSSQQALRELEQWLVTHGFPALVSLRNRFARQMGYRNYFDYKVNKTERMTPEQLFAILDCFEEQTREANLRSLRQLAAEKGESALQPWNVRYASTGDVTRQMDPYFPFSASLSRWVNSFKRLHVDFSGAQMQLDLLVRKGKYENGFMHQPVPPFVDQGRWLPARINFTSLAQPDQVGSGAIGINTLFHEGGHAAHFANIRQNAPCFAQEFPPTSMAYAETQSMFCDSLLQDADWLKRYAHNLQGEPVPDALIQVDIRARQPMRAFNERHILLVPYFEWQLYCMDDDARTPEAILQLARDIEQRIIGISGSPRPTMAIPHLLSMESACSYQGYLLAQMAVEQTRHFFLQRDGYLTDNPAIGPDLTRHYWQPGNSLSHDETLRSLTGEGFNPDYLAHECNLTVDEAWQQAQAAIAAAMARPQPAADFSLNAHIQVVDGGMVLADNQDGDDAMCQAFARAIEDTYPLHA; from the coding sequence ATGCAACAGGCCAAGGCGTATTTTGACGCCCTTAACCGCGACTATCTGGCGGTGCATCAAACCAAAGAAGATCTCTTCTGGCAACGTTATATGGGAACCGGCGACGAGACCGTCTCTTCCCGTTTCGCGCAAGCGGAAAGCGTCTGGAAACGTTTTATTTCGCAGTCTTCCCGGCTGGCCGAATTGCGGCAACATATTGCGACGGTGGAGGCGGCACCTGCCGACGAAGCGCGCGACGCCTTGCTGCACGGCTTGCGCGGTTGGTATCGCTTTTTTGACTGTAATGTGATTGAAGACCCGCAGGCACAGGCGCTGATGGATGAGCTGATTGCCGCCGAACACGACCTGTTTTCCCGCCGTAAAACCTACCAGCCGACCCATCTTAATGAGCGGGGCGAGCGGGTTTCCGCGTCGTTGGGCGAGTTGCTGACCAACCAGGCCACCAATGATAACGAGGAATACCGACGCAGCTCGCAGCAGGCGCTGCGTGAGCTGGAACAGTGGCTGGTGACGCACGGATTCCCGGCGCTGGTCAGTTTGCGCAATCGCTTTGCGCGCCAGATGGGCTATCGCAATTACTTTGATTACAAGGTGAACAAAACCGAGCGGATGACGCCGGAGCAATTGTTCGCCATTCTCGATTGCTTCGAGGAACAAACCCGCGAGGCCAATCTGCGTAGCCTGCGTCAGTTGGCGGCGGAAAAGGGCGAGTCGGCGTTACAGCCGTGGAATGTGCGCTATGCCAGTACCGGCGATGTCACCCGTCAGATGGACCCGTATTTCCCGTTTTCCGCCTCGTTGTCTCGCTGGGTCAACAGTTTCAAACGGTTGCATGTCGACTTCAGCGGCGCACAGATGCAGCTCGACCTGCTGGTGCGTAAAGGCAAATATGAAAACGGTTTTATGCACCAGCCGGTGCCGCCGTTTGTCGATCAGGGACGGTGGCTGCCGGCGCGCATCAATTTTACCAGCCTGGCGCAGCCGGATCAGGTCGGCAGCGGCGCTATCGGCATCAACACGTTGTTTCATGAAGGCGGCCACGCCGCGCATTTCGCCAACATTCGCCAGAATGCGCCTTGCTTTGCGCAGGAGTTCCCGCCGACGTCAATGGCCTACGCCGAAACCCAATCGATGTTCTGCGATAGCCTGTTGCAGGATGCCGACTGGCTCAAGCGCTATGCGCATAATTTACAGGGCGAGCCGGTGCCCGATGCCTTAATTCAGGTGGATATCCGTGCACGTCAACCGATGCGGGCCTTCAACGAGCGCCATATTTTGCTGGTGCCGTATTTCGAATGGCAACTGTACTGCATGGATGACGATGCGCGTACGCCAGAGGCGATTTTGCAACTGGCGCGTGATATTGAGCAGCGTATTATCGGCATCAGCGGTAGCCCGCGCCCGACGATGGCGATCCCGCATTTGCTGTCGATGGAGTCGGCCTGTTCGTATCAGGGGTATCTGCTGGCGCAGATGGCGGTAGAGCAAACGCGGCATTTCTTCCTGCAACGCGACGGTTATCTGACGGATAACCCGGCGATTGGTCCGGACCTGACGCGTCACTACTGGCAGCCGGGCAACAGCCTGAGCCACGATGAAACGTTACGCAGCCTGACCGGCGAAGGGTTCAATCCGGACTATCTGGCGCATGAGTGCAACCTGACGGTAGACGAAGCCTGGCAGCAGGCGCAGGCCGCCATTGCCGCGGCGATGGCGCGTCCGCAACCGGCGGCGGATTTCTCGCTCAATGCCCATATCCAGGTGGTGGATGGCGGTATGGTGCTGGCGGACAATCAAGACGGCGATGACGCCATGTGCCAGGCATTCGCCCGTGCCATTGAGGATACCTATCCGCTTCATGCCTGA
- the glnQ gene encoding glutamine ABC transporter ATP-binding protein GlnQ, which yields MIEFKNVSKHYGQTQVLHDINLNINQGEVVVIIGPSGSGKSTLLRCINKLEEITSGELVVDGLTVNDPKVDERLIRQEAGMVFQQFYLFPHLTALENVAFGPIRVRGASKADAEKLARELLGKVGLAERAHHYPSELSGGQQQRVAIARALAVKPKLMLFDEPTSALDPELRHEVLNVMKDLAEEGMTMVIVTHEVGFAQKVASRLIFIDKGRIAEDGHPDALISNPPSDRLREFLQHVS from the coding sequence ATGATTGAATTTAAAAACGTATCGAAACACTACGGCCAGACGCAAGTGCTGCACGACATCAACCTGAACATCAATCAGGGCGAAGTGGTGGTGATTATCGGGCCGTCCGGCTCCGGTAAATCTACCCTGCTGCGTTGCATCAACAAGCTGGAAGAGATTACCAGCGGCGAGCTGGTGGTGGACGGCCTGACCGTCAACGATCCGAAAGTGGATGAGCGCCTGATTCGTCAGGAAGCCGGCATGGTGTTCCAGCAGTTCTACCTGTTCCCGCACCTGACGGCGCTGGAAAACGTGGCTTTCGGCCCGATTCGCGTACGCGGCGCCAGCAAAGCCGATGCGGAGAAGCTGGCGCGTGAGCTGTTGGGCAAAGTGGGTCTGGCGGAACGCGCCCACCACTACCCGTCCGAGCTTTCCGGCGGTCAGCAACAGCGGGTGGCGATCGCCCGTGCACTGGCGGTCAAACCGAAGCTGATGCTGTTTGACGAACCCACCTCGGCGCTGGACCCGGAATTGCGTCACGAAGTCCTGAACGTGATGAAAGATCTGGCCGAAGAAGGCATGACCATGGTCATCGTGACCCACGAGGTGGGCTTCGCCCAGAAAGTGGCCTCACGCCTGATCTTCATCGATAAAGGCCGGATTGCCGAAGACGGTCACCCGGATGCGTTGATTTCGAATCCGCCCAGCGATCGTCTGCGCGAATTCCTGCAACACGTATCCTGA
- a CDS encoding DUF1349 domain-containing protein — MKTTRSRLSRRRLSALMGGLLFSAYGFADDAHPAIDTQRCAGSVASASLMAVDKDSQELSYPKMNGLYQRPAATGVTLVGDNDGEANKYVEPIKGAKEGKYLLLHAGEHLTLTGQGYFLMHWELNYFNRGGTLLAENAPLVTASQGIIKKVALTDRYAPDYRLDGTPGRSGVWNAGTQTSTGNPLVPFTVGAPAGNGEVMPSLWLNEIFYLDGTATLTQREGTVDYDISITPLTLTDVNNRLAATRHRINAATLRDGVSLDPYTGDDKPPSSPDSLTVGVVSSSVVQLDWNDCSDNERGFIVEYSYAGTFGEGAYDTTPRAYGAGAVYTSAESLGPGATSVEVGTLAPGTTYAFRVKAYNQAGDSAYSNVVTVTTPPAAPLSADWTQQDIGKAAASGTASEDQDVIALEAQNGDMWAAGDSVNFVYQKLKGDGSITARLIDLRYSDPYAKAGVMMRNTLSESSAYMLTGYIASSGPMSQWRSKEASATGSRGAFAKSEHGSQPTWLRLTRDGNAFISEVSNDGQSWTTLNKTINQNMNDTLYVGLALSSHNNSHGKVSFDNVGITR; from the coding sequence ATGAAAACTACCCGTTCTCGCCTTTCCCGACGCCGACTCAGCGCCCTGATGGGCGGATTGCTGTTCAGCGCATACGGGTTCGCTGACGACGCCCACCCCGCCATCGACACACAGCGCTGCGCTGGCTCGGTTGCCTCAGCCAGCCTCATGGCCGTCGATAAGGACTCTCAGGAGCTGTCTTATCCAAAGATGAATGGCCTGTACCAGCGGCCGGCGGCAACCGGCGTCACGCTGGTCGGCGACAATGACGGCGAAGCCAATAAATACGTCGAGCCGATTAAAGGCGCAAAGGAAGGGAAATACCTGCTGTTACACGCCGGCGAGCACCTGACGCTCACCGGTCAGGGCTACTTTCTGATGCACTGGGAGCTAAACTATTTTAACCGCGGCGGCACCTTGCTGGCGGAAAATGCACCGCTGGTAACGGCCTCGCAAGGCATCATCAAAAAAGTGGCGTTAACCGATCGCTACGCACCGGATTACCGCCTTGACGGCACGCCCGGTCGCTCCGGCGTCTGGAACGCCGGCACCCAAACCAGCACCGGCAACCCGCTGGTTCCCTTTACCGTCGGCGCACCCGCCGGCAACGGCGAAGTGATGCCCAGCCTGTGGCTCAATGAAATTTTCTATCTGGACGGCACCGCGACCTTAACGCAGCGCGAAGGTACGGTGGATTACGACATCAGCATCACCCCGCTGACATTGACCGACGTCAACAACCGACTGGCGGCGACCCGCCATCGCATCAACGCCGCCACACTGCGTGACGGGGTCTCGCTGGATCCGTATACCGGCGACGATAAACCACCGTCGTCTCCCGATAGCCTGACGGTCGGGGTCGTCTCAAGTTCAGTGGTGCAACTGGACTGGAACGACTGTTCGGATAACGAGCGTGGCTTTATCGTGGAGTATTCTTATGCCGGAACCTTCGGCGAAGGCGCCTATGACACCACACCCCGCGCCTATGGTGCCGGTGCGGTCTATACCAGCGCCGAATCGCTGGGGCCGGGCGCGACTTCCGTCGAAGTAGGCACGCTGGCCCCCGGCACAACTTATGCGTTCCGGGTAAAAGCCTACAATCAGGCCGGAGACTCCGCCTACTCCAACGTGGTCACCGTCACCACTCCGCCCGCCGCCCCGCTCAGCGCCGACTGGACACAACAGGATATCGGCAAAGCCGCCGCCTCCGGTACAGCCAGCGAAGACCAGGACGTGATAGCGCTGGAAGCGCAAAACGGCGACATGTGGGCCGCCGGCGACAGCGTGAATTTCGTCTATCAGAAACTGAAAGGCGACGGCAGTATTACCGCGCGCCTGATCGACCTGCGCTACAGCGATCCTTACGCCAAAGCCGGCGTGATGATGCGCAACACCCTCTCCGAGAGCAGCGCTTACATGCTGACCGGCTATATCGCCTCTTCCGGCCCGATGTCGCAATGGCGCAGCAAAGAAGCCAGCGCCACCGGCAGCCGCGGAGCGTTCGCCAAATCCGAGCACGGCAGTCAACCCACCTGGTTACGGCTAACCCGCGACGGCAACGCCTTTATCTCCGAGGTGTCCAACGACGGGCAGAGCTGGACCACGCTCAATAAGACCATCAATCAAAATATGAACGATACGCTGTATGTCGGGCTGGCGCTTTCATCGCACAACAACAGCCACGGCAAAGTCAGTTTTGATAACGTCGGTATTACGCGTTAA
- the glnP gene encoding glutamine ABC transporter permease GlnP gives MQFDWSAIWPSIPLLLEGAKMTLLISVLGLLGGLIIGVLAGFARVYGGWLSNRIALVFIEIIRGTPIVVQVMFIYFALPMLLTSVRIDPFSAAVVTIMINSGAYIAEITRGAVLSIHKGFTEAGLALGLSRRDTLRHVIAPLALRRMLPPLGNQWIISIKDTSLFIVIGVAELTRQGQEIIAGNFRALEIWSAVAVIYLVITLALSMVLRWLERRLKII, from the coding sequence ATGCAGTTTGACTGGAGTGCCATCTGGCCATCTATCCCCCTGTTGCTGGAAGGGGCCAAAATGACCCTGCTGATTTCCGTGCTGGGTTTGTTGGGTGGCCTAATCATTGGCGTACTGGCAGGATTCGCCCGCGTTTACGGCGGCTGGTTGTCCAACCGTATCGCGCTGGTATTTATCGAAATCATCCGTGGCACGCCGATCGTCGTGCAAGTGATGTTTATCTATTTCGCACTGCCGATGCTGTTGACATCGGTACGTATCGACCCATTTAGCGCGGCCGTGGTCACGATTATGATCAACTCGGGCGCCTACATCGCCGAGATTACCCGCGGCGCGGTGTTGTCTATCCATAAAGGTTTTACCGAAGCCGGCCTGGCGCTGGGGCTGTCTCGTCGCGACACGCTGCGTCATGTTATCGCGCCGCTGGCACTGCGCCGCATGTTGCCGCCGCTGGGCAACCAATGGATTATCAGCATCAAAGACACCTCGCTGTTCATCGTCATCGGCGTTGCCGAGCTGACCCGTCAGGGGCAGGAAATCATTGCCGGTAACTTCCGCGCGTTAGAAATCTGGAGTGCGGTGGCCGTGATCTATCTGGTGATCACGCTGGCATTGAGCATGGTTTTACGCTGGCTGGAAAGAAGACTGAAAATTATATGA
- a CDS encoding acid phosphatase, with product MRYSYVFMAVVCSLTAAQTQAASRSDSQLPQISVLQTTTEASNSAPVIEMQQQVQQYLQKALQGTAPKLTRAVLDKAPDQGEPQGDMKWLKATGYVFNPKDQQQASVKLLEGFRTLPTAVLEKNLATVERINLESTLALRQKALIDAENTRYLYALAEALGPKLGKAFLDVYQKGEIGKAAALIKATNVSTSAAKNAFDYPRPFRQPGNSIHLVPDTAVVADNVRYTASGGSFPSGHTNGGYNDALLLAQMLPERFVPLLDRAATYGYSRQVLGVHFPLDVIGGRMTAQRSVAHFLNDPKYRVLFNEAKTQLRAALEKACGTTLAECAKPQGKNDPYTDPAMKSFYRYTMTYNLPMAKVKAQPVKVPEGAEVLLEGPLPQLSAAQRRALMAKTAIADGYPLSSGGPDANFWQRLNLHDAVAAAKK from the coding sequence ATGCGCTATTCTTACGTGTTTATGGCAGTGGTGTGCTCGCTGACGGCAGCCCAGACGCAGGCTGCATCCCGTAGCGATTCCCAACTGCCGCAAATCAGCGTGCTGCAAACCACCACCGAGGCCAGCAATAGCGCCCCGGTGATTGAAATGCAGCAACAGGTGCAGCAATACCTGCAAAAAGCCTTGCAGGGAACCGCGCCGAAGCTGACTCGCGCAGTACTGGATAAAGCGCCGGATCAGGGTGAGCCGCAGGGCGACATGAAATGGCTGAAAGCGACCGGTTATGTGTTCAACCCGAAAGACCAGCAGCAAGCCAGCGTGAAACTGCTGGAAGGGTTCAGAACGCTGCCCACGGCGGTGTTGGAGAAAAACCTGGCGACGGTGGAACGCATCAATCTGGAGTCGACGTTGGCGTTGCGCCAAAAAGCGCTGATTGATGCGGAAAATACCCGTTATCTGTATGCTCTGGCGGAAGCGCTGGGGCCGAAGCTGGGCAAGGCGTTTCTCGATGTTTATCAAAAAGGTGAGATAGGGAAAGCCGCCGCGCTGATCAAGGCCACCAACGTCAGTACCTCCGCGGCGAAAAACGCGTTTGACTACCCGCGCCCGTTCAGACAACCGGGTAATAGCATTCATCTGGTGCCGGATACCGCCGTTGTCGCAGACAACGTCCGTTACACGGCGTCAGGCGGTTCGTTCCCCAGCGGCCATACCAACGGCGGCTATAACGATGCGTTGTTGCTGGCGCAGATGCTGCCGGAACGCTTTGTGCCGCTTCTCGACCGCGCCGCGACTTACGGCTATTCCCGTCAGGTGTTGGGCGTGCATTTCCCTCTGGATGTCATCGGCGGGCGCATGACGGCGCAGCGCAGCGTGGCGCATTTCCTGAATGACCCGAAATACCGTGTATTGTTCAACGAAGCCAAAACCCAGTTGCGCGCTGCGCTGGAGAAAGCGTGCGGCACCACGCTGGCCGAATGCGCCAAACCGCAGGGTAAAAACGATCCGTACACCGACCCGGCGATGAAGTCGTTCTACCGTTACACCATGACCTACAATTTGCCGATGGCGAAGGTGAAAGCCCAACCGGTCAAGGTGCCGGAAGGTGCGGAAGTTCTGCTGGAAGGGCCGTTGCCGCAGTTAAGCGCTGCCCAGCGCCGGGCGTTGATGGCGAAAACCGCGATTGCCGACGGCTACCCGTTATCTTCCGGCGGGCCGGACGCCAATTTCTGGCAACGCCTGAACCTGCATGATGCGGTGGCAGCGGCGAAGAAATGA